Proteins encoded within one genomic window of Xiphophorus maculatus strain JP 163 A chromosome 11, X_maculatus-5.0-male, whole genome shotgun sequence:
- the LOC102232371 gene encoding myelin protein zero-like protein 2 isoform X1, with protein MDRLWFLVFLGGFVIPGVQHVWGIEVFTTSEVEAVNGTSVKLKCTFSSTQPVSLQTVTVSWDFRSITSKSTERMFYYQEDPYPPEKGIFKGHVKWSGDIMRKDASITLTDVLPTFNGTYICQVVNPPDAHGSTGETILRVVNKETLSEISVLAAIVGGSCAVILVFLGIFIAVKMYRKNNNKKDIEMRLEEYRKDPTVCSPAEAVHLTALETKKEAVSSDD; from the exons gGGTGCAGCATGTTTGGGGAATAGAAGTTTTCACCACAAGCGAAGTGGAAGCGGTCAATGGAACGAGTGTGAAGCTCAAGTGTACATTCAGCTCCACGCAACCTGTGTCGCTTCAGACAGTTACAGTATCATGGGACTTCCGGTCCATCACTTCAAAAAGTACTGAACGT ATGTTTTACTATCAGGAAGATCCATATCCTCCCGAAAAAGGGATATTCAAAGGGCATGTGAAGTGGTCCGGAGACATAATGAGAAAAGACGCCTCAATCACCTTGACTGATGTTCTCCCTACGTTTAACGGCACCTACATCTGTCAGGTGGTCAATCCTCCAGATGCCCACGGCAGTACTGGAGAAACCATCCTAAGAGTCGTCAACAAAG AAACTCTCTCTGAGATCAGCGTCCTGGCGGCCATTGTCGGAGGCTCCTGCGCCGTCATCCTGGTCTTTCTTGGTATCTTCATTGCTGTGAAGATGTACAGGaagaataataacaaaaagGACATTGAGATGCGCCTAGAGGAGTACAGAAAAGACCCAACTGTGTG TTCACCTGCAGAGGCAGTCCACCTGACAGCTCTGGAAACAAAGAAGGAAGCTGTCAGTTCAGATGATTAG
- the LOC102232371 gene encoding myelin protein zero-like protein 2 isoform X2 has protein sequence MDRLWFLVFLGGFVIPGVQHVWGIEVFTTSEVEAVNGTSVKLKCTFSSTQPVSLQTVTVSWDFRSITSKSTERMFYYQEDPYPPEKGIFKGHVKWSGDIMRKDASITLTDVLPTFNGTYICQVVNPPDAHGSTGETILRVVNKETLSEISVLAAIVGGSCAVILVFLGIFIAVKMYRKNNNKKDIEMRLEEYRKDPTVW, from the exons gGGTGCAGCATGTTTGGGGAATAGAAGTTTTCACCACAAGCGAAGTGGAAGCGGTCAATGGAACGAGTGTGAAGCTCAAGTGTACATTCAGCTCCACGCAACCTGTGTCGCTTCAGACAGTTACAGTATCATGGGACTTCCGGTCCATCACTTCAAAAAGTACTGAACGT ATGTTTTACTATCAGGAAGATCCATATCCTCCCGAAAAAGGGATATTCAAAGGGCATGTGAAGTGGTCCGGAGACATAATGAGAAAAGACGCCTCAATCACCTTGACTGATGTTCTCCCTACGTTTAACGGCACCTACATCTGTCAGGTGGTCAATCCTCCAGATGCCCACGGCAGTACTGGAGAAACCATCCTAAGAGTCGTCAACAAAG AAACTCTCTCTGAGATCAGCGTCCTGGCGGCCATTGTCGGAGGCTCCTGCGCCGTCATCCTGGTCTTTCTTGGTATCTTCATTGCTGTGAAGATGTACAGGaagaataataacaaaaagGACATTGAGATGCGCCTAGAGGAGTACAGAAAAGACCCAACTGTGTGGTGA